From Rutidosis leptorrhynchoides isolate AG116_Rl617_1_P2 chromosome 3, CSIRO_AGI_Rlap_v1, whole genome shotgun sequence, a single genomic window includes:
- the LOC139900518 gene encoding uncharacterized protein → MAWVKWSQVLLPYESGGLNVITLKLKNLSLLTKWWWRFLTNENTFWVRVIKSIYGKSGGLSCISTPPDNELKKFSGRVWTSIIKIEQPLTKLGVNLSNDFFKVVGNGMDTSFWNDKWVGELSLKEAYPRLYRLESSKDVSVADRVGFADNSIVFS, encoded by the coding sequence ATGGCTTGGGTTAAATGGAGTCAAGTTCTTTTACCATACGAATCCGGAGGTCTAAATGTTATCACTTTAAAATTAAAAAACCTTTCACTTCTCactaaatggtggtggagatttcttACAAACGAAAACACTTTTTGGGTTCGGGTCATTAAAAGCATTTATGGGAAAAGTGGTGGTCTAAGTTGCATCTCAACGCCTCCTGATAACGAATTGAAAAAATTTTCTGGGCGAGTTTGGACGAGCATTATTAAAATTGAGCAACCCCTAACTAAGTTAGGGGTTAATCTTTCTAACGATTTTTTTAAAGTTGTAGGTAATGGAATGGATACTAGCTTTTGGAATGACAAATGGGTTGGTGAACTTTCTCTCAAAGAAGCATATCCACGACTTTACAGATTGGAATCGTCTAAAGACGTCTCGGTTGCCGATAGGGTTGGTTTTGCAGATAATTCTATTGTTTTCTCATAG